The Megasphaera elsdenii DSM 20460 genome includes the window CAGGCCTTTTCATCTTCCCCTTCTGTCTTGTCTTCGTCATCATCGTGGATATAGATATATTTATCCTTTTTCATCTTATCGATGATTTCCGGAGCCATGGCGATGAGTTTTTCAAAAGCCGAAGCCTGGTAGCCATCTTTCTTGATGGAGAACATTTCGACCCGGTCGCCTTTGATGACCAGGATGGCTGCCGGTTCCATCTTAGCGCCGCCGCCGCTGCCGGCACTGCTGCGGCCGTTTTCCGTCTTGCCATTGACGCCGCCGGACCCGAAACCAAAGGTGACGTCGACGAAAGGCACCAGGATTGCATCGCCGATGTGGACGGCCTGGCCGACGACGGTTTCGACTTTGATCATTTC containing:
- a CDS encoding GerW family sporulation protein; amino-acid sequence: MDNSYIKNNLEEIFESFKEMIKVETVVGQAVHIGDAILVPFVDVTFGFGSGGVNGKTENGRSSAGSGGGAKMEPAAILVIKGDRVEMFSIKKDGYQASAFEKLIAMAPEIIDKMKKDKYIYIHDDDEDKTEGEDEKA